Genomic DNA from Gimesia aquarii:
GAGGTCATTGATGAGCACCTGCAAGAATTACGCGGTGAATCAATCAAAGAACAATCTCAGGGGTTACTGACTTAAATAACAGTAACTACTCCTCAATAAAAGGCTGAATCATGCAATTCACTTATACAGCACGAAGCTCAAACGGCCAGAATCAGACTGGCGAACTGGTGGCTGATTCGCGAGATGAAGCAGTGATCAAGCTACGCCAGGAAGGTCTCTTTCTGCTCTCTTTAGAAGAATCGGATGAACTTTCCAAAGAAGGCCTTTCGAGTTCGATCAAAAAACGTGTTACACGAAAAGAAATTATTTATTTTACCAATCAGTTGGCCATCATGGTCGATGCTGGTGTTCCTGTTGCTATGGCACTGGAGGGAATCTCCAAACAGGTCGAAAATCCGACACTAGGCACCATACTGGAAGAGATCCAGAAAAATGTAGAAGCTGGTAGCGATCTTTCTTCTGCATTAGCCGATTTTCCTCGATACTTTGACCAAACATACGTCAATCTGATCAAGGCCAGCGAAGCCAGTGGAACCATGCCTCAAATGTTGAGCCGTATTGCCACTCAGGCGGAAGAAGAACAGGAAACGATACAACAAGTCAAAGGTGCCCTGATCTATCCGGCCATCATGCTGTTGATGTGTATTGGTGTTTGTATTTTTCTATTAACTTATGTTTTTCCCAAGTTGATGCCCATGTTTGCGGCACGTGGAGCAGCAGTACCTGCTCCAACAAAAGTCATGATGTTTGTCTCTACTATGATTACCTCTTATTGGTATTTGTTAATACTATTTTTGGTACTTTTGGGAGTGGCCGCATATTACATTCGGTCAAAAGATTGGGGTAAATCTGCAATTGACTGGACCATTATCCGGTTGCCTGTGTTTGGTACGATGTTAAAAAAACTGGCAATTAGTCGCAGCATTCGGACTTTAGCAACCACTATTAATGCAGGAGTTCCCATGCTCGAAGCCATCGAATTGAGCGCGGGAGTCACGGATAACACTCATTTCAAACAAAGTTGGGCAGATATCGGCGAACAAGTCACAACGGGGAAGCAAATTCATGAAGCACTAGAAGGAAAAACGTTATTTCCTCCCACCATGCAGCAAATGATTGCCTCCGGAGAATCGACGGGGCGTTTGGGGATGGTGTTAAATAAATTAAGCGATTACTTTGATCGGGAAGTAAAAATTGCCATTAAATCAGCTACTACATTGATTGAACCGGTCATGGTAGTTTGCATGGGTTCAA
This window encodes:
- a CDS encoding type II secretion system F family protein, with amino-acid sequence MQFTYTARSSNGQNQTGELVADSRDEAVIKLRQEGLFLLSLEESDELSKEGLSSSIKKRVTRKEIIYFTNQLAIMVDAGVPVAMALEGISKQVENPTLGTILEEIQKNVEAGSDLSSALADFPRYFDQTYVNLIKASEASGTMPQMLSRIATQAEEEQETIQQVKGALIYPAIMLLMCIGVCIFLLTYVFPKLMPMFAARGAAVPAPTKVMMFVSTMITSYWYLLILFLVLLGVAAYYIRSKDWGKSAIDWTIIRLPVFGTMLKKLAISRSIRTLATTINAGVPMLEAIELSAGVTDNTHFKQSWADIGEQVTTGKQIHEALEGKTLFPPTMQQMIASGESTGRLGMVLNKLSDYFDREVKIAIKSATTLIEPVMVVCMGSIIGFIALAMLLPIFTLSTSH